From Rhodovibrio salinarum DSM 9154:
TCCCGGGGCGCCGACCTGAGCCCATCGTCGCGCCCCGGAGCCCACCAGCAACCACGGGACGGAACGAAAAAACCGATGTCCGAAGACAGCATTCCCCAGATCGACGGCCCCCGCCAGCAGCCGGCCAGCGGCGGCCCGGCCCAGCAGCTGATCGTTCTGCTGCACGGCCTAGGCGCGGACGGCAACGACTTGATCCAGCTGGCCCCGATGCTGGGCCAGGCGTTCCCCGAGGCCGCCTTCGTCTCCCCGAACGCGCACCAGGACTGCGACGTTGCCCCGATGGGGCTGCAGTGGTTTTCCTTCCGGGGCGAGACCGACGCCGTGATGATCCAGGGCGCGGAAGCGGCGGCGCCGGTGGTCGACGCCTTTCTGGACCAGGAGTTGGAACGTCACGGCCTGACCCCCGATAAGCTGGCGGTGATCGGCTTTTCCCAGGGGGGCATGATGGCGCTGCATTGCGGTCTGCGCCGGGCCCAGCCGGTGGCCGCGCTGGTCGGCTTCTCGACCTTGCTGCCGGGCCCGCAGAAGCTCGACGCGGAGATCAAGAGCCGGCCGCCGGTGCTGCTCACCCACGGCGATCAGGACCAGATCATCCCGCCGCACGCCATGCCGCAGACCGAGGCGGCCCTGAAAGCCGCCGGGGTCGCGGTGGAGAGTGAGACGCGCCCCGGTCTGGGCCACGGCATCGACGAGCGCTGCCTGGAAGTCG
This genomic window contains:
- a CDS encoding alpha/beta hydrolase, whose amino-acid sequence is MSEDSIPQIDGPRQQPASGGPAQQLIVLLHGLGADGNDLIQLAPMLGQAFPEAAFVSPNAHQDCDVAPMGLQWFSFRGETDAVMIQGAEAAAPVVDAFLDQELERHGLTPDKLAVIGFSQGGMMALHCGLRRAQPVAALVGFSTLLPGPQKLDAEIKSRPPVLLTHGDQDQIIPPHAMPQTEAALKAAGVAVESETRPGLGHGIDERCLEVASAFLRRHLLGEGGAAT